The following are encoded in a window of Ferviditalea candida genomic DNA:
- the rpmE gene encoding 50S ribosomal protein L31 codes for MKEAIQPKYHVTAVTCACGNTFETGSVKPNLRVEICSACHPFFTGKQKFVDAGGRVDKFKKKYGI; via the coding sequence ATGAAAGAAGCTATTCAACCCAAGTATCATGTAACGGCTGTTACTTGCGCTTGCGGCAATACGTTTGAAACAGGTTCCGTCAAACCCAACCTTCGTGTGGAAATTTGCTCGGCATGCCATCCGTTCTTTACGGGCAAGCAGAAATTTGTCGACGCCGGCGGCCGTGTGGACAAATTCAAAAAGAAATACGGTATATAG
- a CDS encoding radical SAM protein — protein MNLVYADRLGNVYDHPKLLGLGRGGDMLAEMFDDELIPLPEGATLVSLPDTRPIGMDPDTGKMMALDEYVNAVGALLPQGYTRLYVPGYIKADPSAVLPLFGYTAVVWKDDKFYAAAHRTDDPERWNPKNCPVEELELKVEAYLKKHPQNRLYQHLSHCALTYECLTASNTFLNRWEGAVPVSFSCNAGCYACISEQPEESSFPAPQTRLKFKPTADEVVEVMLEHLQTEDSIISFGQGCEGEPSTQAPLIIEAIRKVRSRTNQGYININTNGGLSDAIRGIVDAGLDLMRVSTISALDEHYNAYYKPRGYTLRNVEKSLRYAVDKGVYTSINYLVFPGVTDREEELEAMIEFARRTGLRRIQLRNLNIDPESYLALIPKPKGELFGMKQAINILQVELPDVVIGSYTRIPSKKRNLRLRLDENV, from the coding sequence ATGAATTTGGTCTATGCGGATCGGCTTGGCAATGTGTACGATCACCCGAAGCTGTTGGGCCTTGGCCGCGGCGGGGACATGCTTGCCGAAATGTTTGATGATGAATTGATCCCTCTGCCCGAAGGGGCGACGTTAGTGAGCCTTCCCGATACCCGTCCAATTGGTATGGATCCCGATACAGGAAAGATGATGGCTTTAGACGAGTATGTGAATGCGGTTGGCGCGCTGCTTCCTCAAGGATATACAAGACTGTATGTTCCAGGATATATCAAAGCCGACCCTTCCGCTGTGCTACCTCTGTTCGGCTATACCGCCGTTGTTTGGAAAGACGATAAATTTTATGCGGCAGCGCACCGTACGGATGATCCGGAAAGATGGAATCCGAAAAATTGTCCTGTCGAAGAACTCGAATTAAAGGTAGAGGCCTATTTAAAAAAACATCCTCAAAATCGGCTGTATCAGCATCTGTCTCATTGTGCCTTGACCTATGAATGCCTGACAGCCTCAAACACTTTTTTAAACCGTTGGGAAGGAGCGGTGCCCGTTTCCTTTTCGTGCAATGCGGGTTGCTACGCATGTATTTCGGAGCAGCCGGAAGAGAGCAGTTTTCCTGCTCCGCAGACCCGCTTGAAATTCAAGCCGACAGCTGATGAAGTGGTTGAAGTGATGTTGGAGCATTTGCAAACGGAAGACAGCATCATCAGCTTCGGGCAGGGCTGTGAAGGAGAACCTTCCACGCAGGCGCCGTTGATTATTGAAGCTATCCGGAAGGTCAGAAGCCGGACGAATCAGGGGTACATCAATATCAATACAAATGGCGGTTTGTCCGACGCGATCCGCGGGATTGTGGATGCCGGATTGGATCTTATGCGAGTAAGCACGATCAGTGCGCTGGACGAGCATTACAATGCGTATTACAAGCCGAGGGGATACACGCTTCGGAATGTGGAAAAGTCGCTCCGTTATGCGGTTGATAAGGGAGTGTACACATCCATCAATTATTTGGTTTTTCCGGGGGTAACCGATCGGGAGGAAGAATTGGAGGCTATGATTGAGTTCGCCCGCAGAACCGGTTTGCGGCGAATTCAACTGCGCAATTTGAATATCGATCCGGAAAGCTATTTGGCGCTGATCCCCAAACCGAAAGGCGAGCTTTTCGGGATGAAACAAGCCATAAACATTTTGCAGGTAGAATTGCCCGATGTGGTCATCGGTTCCTATACCCGCATTCCTTCAAAAAAACGGAATCTGCGGTTGCGGTTGGATGAGAATGTTTAA
- the rho gene encoding transcription termination factor Rho, whose product MEDLALSQLEEQKLTELYKLAKKYQIAYYGQMKKKELIFSILRAQAEQSGLMFMQGVLEILPEGFGFLRPINYLPSTEDIYISASQIRKFDLRTGDLVSGKCRPPKENERFFGLLHVEAVNGESPSTAAERLHFPALTPLYPEEKIVLETSPEKLSTRIMDLLAPVGLGQRGLIVAPPKAGKTLLLKEIANSISTNYPDIELFVLLIDERPEEVTDMQRSVKGEVVASTFDELPENHIKVAELVMERAQRLVEHKKDVVILLDSITRLARAYNLVVPPSGRTLSGGIDPGAFHRPKRFFGAARNVEEGGSLTILATALIDTGSRMDDVIYEEFKGTGNMELHLDRKLAERRIFPAIDIRRSGTRREEMLLNKEELDKLWVIRKNMNDSHDFVDAFLKKLAESKTNAEFLASLDTGGTSSAIGKKTRNG is encoded by the coding sequence ATGGAAGATTTAGCATTGTCGCAGCTTGAGGAACAGAAGCTTACTGAGTTATACAAGTTGGCGAAAAAATATCAAATAGCATATTACGGCCAAATGAAAAAAAAAGAATTGATTTTCTCTATCCTGAGGGCTCAAGCAGAGCAAAGCGGTCTCATGTTCATGCAGGGCGTTTTGGAGATCCTGCCCGAAGGCTTCGGCTTTTTAAGGCCGATTAATTATTTGCCGAGTACGGAGGATATTTACATCTCTGCATCGCAAATCCGCAAATTTGACTTGAGAACAGGGGACCTGGTATCCGGAAAATGCCGGCCTCCGAAAGAAAACGAACGATTTTTCGGTTTGCTTCACGTTGAAGCCGTAAATGGAGAAAGCCCCAGTACCGCTGCAGAACGCCTCCATTTTCCTGCACTGACGCCTCTTTACCCGGAAGAAAAAATCGTATTGGAAACGTCCCCTGAAAAATTGTCCACCCGAATCATGGATTTGTTGGCTCCCGTCGGTCTGGGCCAGCGCGGTTTGATCGTTGCTCCCCCCAAAGCGGGGAAAACTTTGCTGCTGAAGGAAATCGCCAACAGCATCTCGACGAACTATCCGGATATTGAATTGTTCGTGCTGCTGATTGATGAACGGCCCGAAGAGGTCACGGATATGCAGCGTTCTGTCAAAGGAGAAGTGGTTGCCTCTACGTTTGACGAACTGCCTGAAAATCATATCAAAGTGGCGGAGCTTGTCATGGAACGTGCGCAGCGCTTGGTGGAGCATAAAAAAGATGTTGTGATTCTTTTGGACAGTATCACAAGATTGGCGAGAGCTTATAATCTTGTCGTGCCGCCATCGGGAAGAACATTATCCGGGGGGATTGATCCAGGTGCATTCCACCGTCCGAAGCGGTTTTTTGGGGCAGCAAGAAACGTGGAAGAGGGAGGAAGTTTGACCATACTTGCCACGGCGCTGATTGATACGGGGTCCAGAATGGACGATGTGATCTACGAGGAATTTAAAGGGACGGGGAACATGGAGTTGCATCTGGATCGCAAATTAGCCGAACGCCGCATCTTTCCCGCGATCGATATCCGGAGGTCGGGTACGAGAAGAGAAGAGATGCTGTTAAACAAAGAGGAACTGGATAAATTATGGGTGATTCGCAAAAATATGAATGATTCTCATGATTTTGTCGATGCATTCCTCAAAAAGCTGGCTGAATCGAAAACGAATGCTGAATTTTTGGCATCCCTGGATACCGGAGGAACATCTTCGGCCATCGGCAAAAAAACCAGAAACGGATAA
- a CDS encoding UDP-N-acetylglucosamine 1-carboxyvinyltransferase, whose translation MEKLMIAGGRPLRGTVQISGAKNSAIALIPAAILADSPVTLDNLPKVKDVDTYAEILCELGVSVEWNGDTMRIDSGRIRSIPMPNGQVKQLRASYYLMGVMLAKFGEATIGLPGGCNFEPRPIDQHIKGFEALGAEVSNQYGSIHIKAKQLRGAKIYLDVVSVGATINIMLAASRAKGLTTIENAAKEPEIIDVATLLNSMGARIKGAGTETIRIEGTDSLQGCRHSIIPDRIQAGTYMIAAAATRGDILVDNIIPKHLEAMTAKLQEMGAHIYEMDESIRVIGQSDYANVDVKALVYPGFATDLQSPMTSLLTQANGVSILTDYVYNNRFKHVPELLRMGAKIKLEGRSAVVEGSALNAAKVKATDLRAGASLVIAALTVDKGVSEISGVEYIDRGYDNLVENLQTMGAEVWREAEKKV comes from the coding sequence ATGGAAAAACTGATGATCGCTGGCGGCAGGCCTCTTCGCGGCACGGTTCAGATCAGCGGTGCCAAGAATAGTGCGATCGCTTTGATACCTGCGGCAATTCTCGCGGATTCCCCGGTAACACTGGATAATTTGCCGAAGGTTAAGGATGTCGATACCTATGCGGAGATTCTATGCGAGCTGGGGGTTTCCGTGGAGTGGAATGGAGATACGATGCGCATCGATTCAGGCCGCATCCGTTCTATTCCAATGCCTAACGGCCAGGTCAAACAGCTTAGGGCATCCTACTATTTGATGGGGGTGATGCTGGCCAAATTCGGAGAAGCGACCATAGGACTTCCGGGGGGCTGTAATTTTGAGCCCCGTCCAATCGACCAGCATATCAAAGGATTTGAGGCGTTGGGCGCAGAAGTCAGCAATCAATACGGCTCTATTCACATCAAAGCGAAGCAATTGCGGGGAGCCAAGATATATTTGGATGTCGTCAGCGTCGGGGCGACGATCAACATCATGTTGGCCGCCTCAAGGGCCAAAGGATTGACGACAATCGAAAACGCCGCCAAGGAGCCGGAAATCATCGATGTCGCCACGCTGTTAAATTCCATGGGAGCCCGAATCAAAGGGGCCGGAACGGAAACGATCCGGATTGAAGGCACCGATTCTCTTCAAGGATGCAGGCATTCGATCATTCCGGACAGGATTCAGGCGGGTACTTACATGATCGCTGCAGCTGCGACAAGGGGAGACATTCTTGTTGACAACATCATTCCGAAGCATTTGGAAGCGATGACGGCAAAGCTGCAGGAAATGGGTGCGCACATTTATGAGATGGATGAGTCGATACGCGTCATCGGTCAAAGCGATTATGCGAATGTCGACGTCAAAGCCCTCGTTTACCCCGGATTTGCTACGGATTTACAATCTCCGATGACCAGTCTCCTTACACAGGCAAATGGTGTCAGCATTCTAACGGATTATGTGTATAACAATCGTTTTAAACATGTTCCCGAGCTGCTGCGCATGGGCGCAAAGATCAAATTGGAAGGCCGCTCCGCGGTAGTGGAAGGCTCCGCTTTAAACGCGGCTAAAGTGAAGGCAACCGATCTGCGTGCCGGCGCCTCGCTGGTGATTGCGGCTTTGACGGTGGATAAGGGCGTTTCGGAAATATCGGGAGTGGAGTATATCGACCGCGGTTATGATAATCTGGTTGAAAATTTGCAAACGATGGGCGCCGAAGTGTGGAGGGAAGCGGAAAAAAAGGTTTAA